In Capricornis sumatraensis isolate serow.1 chromosome 16, serow.2, whole genome shotgun sequence, a genomic segment contains:
- the C16H11orf96 gene encoding uncharacterized protein C11orf96 homolog, translating to MAAAKPGELMGICSSYQAVMPHFVCLADEFPQPMRPAKLSKGKGRLRRPRQSRFKTQPVTFDEIQEVEEEGASPMEEEKAKKSFLQSLECLRRSTQSLSLQREPLSGCKLRNSLDSSDSDSAL from the coding sequence ATGGCGGCCGCCAAGCCCGGCGAGCTGATGGGCATCTGCTCCAGCTACCAGGCCGTGATGCCGCACTTCGTGTGCCTGGCCGACGAGTTCCCGCAGCCCATGCGGCCCGCCAAGCTGTCCAAGGGCAAGGGCCGGCTGCGGCGGCCGCGCCAGTCCCGTTTCAAGACGCAGCCGGTGACCTTCGACGAGAtccaggaggtggaggaggagggggcgtCCCCTATGGAGGAGGAGAAGGCCAAGAAGTCGTTCCTGCAGAGCCTGGAGTGCCTGCGCCGCAGCACGCAGAGCCTGTCGCTGCAGAGGGAGCCGCTCAGCGGCTGCAAACTGAGGAACAGCCTGGACTCCAGCGACTCCGACTCGGCCCTGTGA